In the Triticum aestivum cultivar Chinese Spring chromosome 2B, IWGSC CS RefSeq v2.1, whole genome shotgun sequence genome, GCAAGTATCCCTGCCCCCACAAGGATAGTACACTTACCATTTTGGTTTGAATGGTGTGGTTATTTGTTACTTCTGGTCCCTCTGAAAGATATCATGTGATTGTTAAATTACAGAATGTCCTAATGGACCAGTACATCCAGCGATGAGTTCTGACTGTTATGATGTTTTTCAATCAGTGAGCAGGATGACTATGAAGTTGTGAGGAAAGTTGGAAGGGGCAAATACAGTGAAGTCTTTGAAGGTATCAACGTCAACAATAATGAGAAATGTGTTATTAAGATCCTGAAGcctgtgaagaagaagaaggtaaCTTATCTGTGCCTTATATGGTCACGGTTTAACTATGATTTTAGTTTTTTCACGTTTGTCATGCTTATCCAGATCAAAAGAGAGATCAAAATACTACAGAATCTCTGTGGAGGTCCAAATATTGTGAAGCTGCTTGATATTGTCAGGGATCAGCATTCAAAAACACCAAGCTTGATCTTTGAATACATCAATAACACAGATTTCAAAGTGCTATATCCGACACTGACAGATTATGACATTCGCTATTATATCTATGAGTTACTGAAGGTATGAATCTTTCCCAAGTTTCTGTTGATATAATATTGCCAAGAACACTGATTGTTAAAACATCTAAAACTTTTTTTGCTCTTCTGATAAAGCCTTGAAGATACATTAAATACTTACATGTGTAACTGTCTAGTTTGAACATCTGGCTAGACTCATTTCCTAGGACCCTTTCTTATGTTCGTGGATGATATTTGTGATAGTAAGGAATGAATAATCCCTTATCAATGCTAACAAGCAACCATACCAGTCAGTGTTTTTCCCCTCTTTTGAGGAGACCAAGACAAGTTGCTGTTAATTTGATTGCTGGACCTAGATGTTTCGTATCCTATATTCTACTTATGATTTATCACAGTTTCCATTTCCGTGTGCAGGCTTTGGATTACTGCCATTCACAAGGCATTATGCACCGAGATGTGAAGCCTCACAATGTTATGATAGATCATGAGCTTCGAAAACTCCGGTTAATAGACTGGGGCCTTGCTGAATTCTACCATCCTGGAAAGGAGTATAACGTTCGTGTTGCATCAAGGTAGGTACATAGAAATACGTTGTTGCTATTTAATTATATTAAACCTACTTATTGATACCAAATAACCTTATTTGCTTGTGCACTTCCCAACAATTGGTCTTCTTCTGGTCACTTGTGAGGCAATACACAGCCAAAATTTAGTTTATTTAAATCAACATTTTATGTGGAAAGGGTATTTCTTTTGGTAATATTTGTTTTCATTTGTAGAAATCTCAACGTCATAATACACATGAACAGAATGAGTGATGTGGTGAATGATTGCTTCGTACAGTAGTTAATGCTCCATTACGTAACTTGCATATTCCAAATATTTCCATATGATCATTTTCAAAATATTTGCTGACATTTCCTTTTTCACTGGGATTTAGGTACTTCAAGGGACCTGAGCTTCTTGTTGACTTACAAGATTACGACTACTCTTTGGACATGTGGAGTCTTGGCTGCATGTTTGCTGGAATGGTATGACCGCCATGATAGTACAGTTGATATTATTGATAGCTTTCTTTTGTATCTCAGACTTTTGTTCAACTGGTGATGATCTTATGAATCATGTATTGTTGGTTGCAGATATTCCGCAAGGAACCATTTTTCTATGGCCATGACAACCATGATCAACTTGTTAAAATTGCAAAGGTGCTTATTAAGTTTATTCCTTTTATTCTTTGTAAAGATAGGTTATAACTGATAAAAGGATTATTTTTGGTGGCATCTGATATTCTTTAGAGTTGCCATATATCATTTGCTATTATTTACCTTAGTGACTGAGTGGTTCTGGCTCAATGTTTTGATGAATTTGTACTCATGCTCACATGTAATTTCTAGCTTTATTCTAGCGGTGTAGTCCTGTTTGAACTTAACATGAGCGCTAAGTCTGACCACACCCCTGTATTCACAGGTACTTGGAACAGATGGGCTAAATGCTTATTTGAACAAGTACAGAATTGAGCTTGACCCTCAGCTTGAAGCCCTTGTTGGAAGGTATATCGCCACCCAGCACTAATTTTGATGCAAGATCTCTATTTGTCATCTAATTTACAGTTTCTATAATTTCCACACAGGCACAGCAGAAAACCCTGGTCGAAGTTTATCAATGCAGACAACCAGCATCTAGTATCCCCTGAGGTCTGTCAATAATACATATATATCTCAAGTATACTTTACTAGCAGTAACCTGTTCCTGGTTTCTCAACGAGGCCTTTTCCTCTCCATTTTAGGCCATAGATTTCCTTGATAAGCTTCTGCAGTATGATCACCAGGATAGGCTCACTGCACGTGAAGCTATGGTAAGTCTTACTGTTTTCGACTGGTTGTAAAGTGGCTCCCAGCCAATCGTGCTTAATGTCCATTTGACCATGCAATTATACTTTCTTTTCTCATCTCCAGCTCCTTGGTGCTGCATGATGTGTTTGAGCATTTGGTTTGTGGATAGATTGATTAGTGCGGTTGCTTAGAGGATGTCATGTTTGGAGTTACAATGGTTCCTGTTCTAATTTTAAAGGTGTAATGCAGGCACATCCATACTTCCTCCAGGTGAGGGCTGCCGAAAACAGCAGGACTCGTGTGCAATAGCAATAGCAAGACTGTTGCTGACATTGAACGAGCAGCGCTTGATGAAGCGCATCCTTGTAGTGACTTTGTCATGTATTATGACTCGATAATGGTTGGGTCAGCTGGGAAAGGTAAGAGCCTGTGTGGTGTGTGCCTCTCATCGACGAGGCGGAAAAGAACTGTGATTTGCTCCTGTTGTTTGTGTATGGAAACCAGATTGATTGAAACTTCGCAACACACTTTTCATGTAACGTGTTTGGTAACATTGTACGATTCTGCTTGTAAAGAATATCATTGGTAAATTGCTTTGGATTCAAAATTCTGTTTGGTCACTGGATTATTAGCTTGTTATTTTGATGAGCCGTCCAACTCCTTTCCTATTGGGATCCATCATTTCTAATAAAAAATCAAGTCTCTTTCTTCTGTGGTTCCGGCCAGATCGCAGTCAAATTGCCGTCCCAAGAGCATCTCCAACTGCTCCACTATGTCTAATCGCCGTTTGCGGCAAGTTGGGGGGTAGAAAGGTCTCTTCAACGGTTCCTGAAAGTGGCCATAACTTAACTCGAGAGGCTCCCGTAAACTGGTCCTTTCCTTCCATAGTAAGATCATGAAGTAGCAcaaggttgtggaggagcaactccaccttacTGTTATAGCGAGTGTTGAAGGAACAACTTCAATGTGTGCGCTAGATATCGCTTTAGAAACATGAGCAGGGccaaatcttaaatgagaacatcAAGTTCTATAATAGGTAGTGGGGTATATAGTCTTGTTACAAACTAGAGGTGACGACCTTTATTTTTAGGACTATGAGAAGCCTTCACATACTCCTACTTATAGGTATAACGCTTTAGAAAACATTATCTAAGATTCATCATTCTACTAGCTAGAAGACTCTAAAAGACAGTAGGTAGGgttgagaaaagaaaaaaaaagaaatattaGACTACAGTAGAAGTATCTAGAAGTAGCAAAACATATTTGGCAtatgattttatttttatttttgtcatCTATTGTTCCTCGTCATTTTTCTCTGGTTGTATATATGGAACTCGACCTTGAGTTATCTTTTCATGGAGAGCTTTTTTCGGATGGTAGAGAGTCAAGTCCGCAATGTTGAAAGTGTTGAATATACCCATGTCACTTGGAAGATCTATCACATGAGCAGTATCATTTGTCTTCCTCATAATAGAGAAGGGCCATACTTTCGCCGCCTAAGCTTCCCTTCAACACCTATAGGCGGCCTCTCTTTTTGGAGGAAAAGCATCACCTTATCACCGACTTGGAATGATTCCAGTCTCCTTTTGCGGTCAGCAAGTTGTTTATATTTCTGATTTTGTCCACCAAAATATCACAAATCTCTTCAAATAACTCAGTGTAATTATCAGCAAAGGATAATGCTGATTTTGAGTTTCCCCTTGATGGTACATCAGGTCCACCACATGTATTGGAACTTTAGTATAGATAATGGAAAAGGACTCCTTCCTGTGAATCTATGCTTGgagttattgtaggagaactctgcaagAGATAAATCCAAATCCCATTGTCCCTTTCTTTTTCCACAAATGCAACGGATTAAATTACCCAAAAAATTGTTTACCACTTCCGTTTGTCCATCTATTTGTGGATGAGCAGTGCTAGAAAATTTTAATTCAGTGTTGAATTGTTTAcacaaagtgagccaaaatgcagcAAGAAACTTGCTATCACAGTCTGtgacgatggtccttggaactccatgaattctgaccacttctcgaaagaataggtatgccacatgatgagcatccgttgtcttgcgacatgggatgaaatgagccattttagagaatctatccatgacCATGAACACGACATCACTCCCTTGTCTTGTTCTTGGTGGAGTCCATAGAGATGTCCTCCCATGGAGCAACAGGAACATGCAAAGGCATGTATAACCCTGTGTTCTAGACTTGGCCTTTGCAGGTTTGACCTATGGGGCATCACAGAACAAACTTTCCAGCATCTCTCTTTAGTTGTGGCCAAAAGGAATGAGCTTCCAGGTTAGCGACAGTCTTTTCTCGTCTAACATGGCCACTAAGATCACTTGAATGGAGCTCTCTAATTAGTTTGTCATGCAGAGAACTCCTTGGGATGCACAAATGATCATTTTTAAGAGATAGCCATCATGCACCAAATAATCACCACCTAATGGTTGGCACCTAAGGTGCTTTACCCAAACATGTCCAAAGTCTTCGTCATCCCCATACAACTCCTTTATTTGATCCATGCCTGGAAGTTCAGCCTCAAAAGAAGTCAAGGGGCATGCACGATGATTCAAAGCATCAACCACTCGGTTAGTTGTTCCAGATTTATGTATGGTGAGATAGTTAAACCTCTTGAGATATGTTGCCCATCTTGCAGCATGCGATCAACATGCTTTTGGTTTCTAAAATGCTTTAAGGTTTGATGGTCACTATAAATGATGAACTTTTCAGGCAGCAAATAGACTTCCCAAGTTTTCAAAGCTCTGAAAATGACATACAATTCTTGCTGATAAGTACCCCATCTTAGCCTTTTTTTTGCTTAATTTCTCACTGAAGACAATAATGGGCTTCCTTTCTTGAGATAGATCAGCTCCAATGCCTACTCCTTTGCATGTTTGACCTATGGGCATCGCTGAACAAACTTGCACCAATTATCGAATGATCTTCTAGGTTTTGCTTGATTCTTTCTTCAAACACTCGATAATTGGTGCCATGACAGTGCTAAAGTTCTTTACAAATCGCATATAGAAAGTTGTAAGGCCATGAAAACTTCTTACCTCAGAAATGTTATTCGGAGTTGGCCATTCTTAGATTGCTTCAACCTTAGAGTCGACAACACGAATACCATTGCATGTTATGACGAATCATAGGAAAAGAAGTTGTGTTTGTAGGAAAACACATTTCTTGAAGTTGACATAGAGATCATTTCCCTTAATACTTGTAGCACCTTCCGAATGTGGTCAAAGTGTTCATCCTCATCCTTGCTATAGTCAAGATGTCATCAAAATACACCACACCAAAATGGGATAAGAAGGGCTGAATGACTTGATTCATCAAGTGCATAAAGGTACTTGGCGCATTtgagagtccaaatggcatgactagCCATTAAAAAATACCTTCCTTTGTCTTGAAGGCTGTCTTCCATTCATCCCCGGGTTTGATACAAATTTGATGATATCCGCTTCCTAAATATAGCTTTGCGAACACTCTTGCTCCACTAAGCTGATCCTACATATCATCCAGATGGGGAATAAGGACTCTACAACTTACGGTGATCTTGTTAATGGCTCTACTATCTGCACACATGCACCAAGATACATCTTTCTTTGGCATGTGCAGGGCTAGTACAACACATGGGATAATACTTTCTCAAATGTGCCCCCTTTGTAGCAATTCCTCCGCTTTCTCCTTCAATATATCATGCTCTTTTGGACTCATTTGATAGTTTGGAAGATTAGGAAGGCTTGCTCCCGAGATTAAGTCGCTTCTATGTTGAATTCCTCTCATCGTTGGCAGGCTCCAAGTATGTTATGAAATTCTGCTAATAAGCCACATACCTTTGCTGGAATTTCAATAGTCGAGGTGCTCTTCTCCTTTAAAATAAGTGCATCACACAAATCTGCCTCCTTTAAGTCTTCCATAAACTCAATAGAGGTGAGGGAGATAGTTACATACTTTTCCCCTCCTTTGAGATATTACCATCAGTTTTGTTTGGTAGAATAATGATCTTTCTATTGTTCCAAATGAAAGAGTAAGAATTTTTCTTGCCCCTGTGTGTAGTATCcacatcaaattgccaaggtctCCCAAGAAAAACATGGCTGGCGCCATATCAAGTATGTCACACAACACATTCGAGCGACAATGCTTACCCAAAGAAAGTGGCAAATTGCATTGTTTGGTGATCCTCACATTCACTTCTTTATTGATCCATCCAATGGTGTAGGGGTTTGGGTGATCACGAGTTTCAACCTTTAAATGGTTCACCAACTTCTAGGAGATACAATTTTCACAGTTGCAATGTAAGTCAcgtgacctcttgaagaggtggactagcagatgtaggggaaagtaggtgtaccggtccgcccggagtagagagttaatgtttcagaaagactatgtctcgatcatccgatcatggatgcggtcgagtattgtggggaaaagtgcgcaaacctctgcagagtgtataaactaatcatggttagctgtgtccccagttatggacatcttgagtatctagtacttgaatctattgatgtgatctcatcactttacttaatgaacttatagggttaatgatgatacttttaattgggatttgagttggggttaccttctcaaatattgggcaacttgggagtagttaaataaatttattcctttgttgtaggaaaaaactagctttatgcaaaaacttaaacttacagcctccaccagccaaatattgcatgtagagatagttcttgcatttcattgctttacagtgtaactctgccagcatattcaatgtgctgacctacatggctgcaacgtctcatattgcagactactcagacgacgaataaggtacGATAGGTCGTTgctttgcactcagctatgccattggagttgatggactcatttaccttcgaagcttccgcaattatttagtttagatggccttcagccatgatatttttgtgtaatcatactctttatgaggactcgatgtaataagtgtgtgattgaaactctgttataattcttagagtactgtgcgtgtcagcattaccgatccagggatgacactgatgcacagagacttgaccgtttgaggccgggtcgctacaagatggtatcagagcacacgctgactgtaggacacgaccactagaataagccacatgatttctcttctctactcatttctaattctcctctctttctactctatagatggtggatcccaggagcaaGTTCACTtagccggatgacgacacccctttcggacgacacttgaaggaagtcactaagtatctgaacatcggactaccaagcttcatggggactttctctacatatgtaccggaagaggagcgctggaagatcaaagtctgggtacctgggaggacatttgcgccaacaacggagcctattgatttctacctggatgcaccaagccggagtataggaaagagcatggcatcccatatcacctttggacgcatatgtgaagtGTACCACAAGGAGCTAGAGAACACCATTTATCAAATATGTGGCCGTCGAGATgaagaatgggagatgattcgtatcgggagggatggatcaattgcagcctacattcaagagatgggagatcatattcgttGACAAGAGAATCATCAAATTATCCACaaagaagatcaagaagctgatgaagagAAACAACGAGATAGAAgaggaacttaagtctacacgcgatggatacgaggaagagattgtcgtactactggagaagcatgaagacctgAAGAGCAAGGTAGGAATACCAGTGGAGAATCACAAGCGAGAACCAACCAAGGAgatccgttcggaggactacatcatcctggATGACACCGACACAGttagtgatgcaaatgatgacagcgATGACGACTACGTTgacaaagctggagcagatataatggagtcttcctctgatgaaaatttctagatgaccaccattgtaactagtagtattcctccaagtagttaacaacgatcgagtttgtaatcataggttagaCCGATTGTGTGATTTTGTGTGCTATTGAATGTagtgaattgattgtgtttgtctcatgagcatatgggtagtgaacttctcttagacctcatttctattctgtttcctcaccccttctaacccatcagatgcctccgagacattacaatggatttgcattcccaccagagctcactcagttgatccagtaacAAAATGCCTTGATGTAGAtgctagtccagaaccagaaccaaggcaataaaaacaacaacccaccaccaccaccccctgttgaccacctAGCCcatttcctaaggttgaatccgtcggtgttctctagtagcaccgagccgattgttgcagatgattggctccgcaagattgggagagagctgaccactgtaggatgcacagatgcggagagagtgcgttttgtcgcgcatcagcttgatggacccgcggcatcttggtgggagaatttcaccaccacttaccccattgacactgttacatgggatcagtttcagcaggctttccgcaccgcccatgtttcagcaggagctatgagcatgaagaagcgcgagtttcacaacttgcgccaaggagggcgAACAGTaggccaatatgtggatgagtttagcaagttagcatgctatgccccagatgacgtagccacagatgccgctaagcaggagaagtttcttgagggactaaatgatgagctgagtatgcagttgatggtggcaacattcaacaactaccaggagttggtagacaggacTCTCATGATTtaaggcaagcagcaacagattgacaatcgcaagaggaagtatggacaggggaggtacacttctggagctcagcagaagccccgctattccccatACTCGAgaggacatacccacaaccatgaaggccataaccatggaggacatgcACACAATGGAGCAAGTttgcacaaccacagtggccccaagaatggaaatgggaatggaggaagcaacagccagaaccgttccaaccccgcaacaccagccaagagggatctgagccacattacctatttcaagtgccagaagaccggacattatgccactgaatgtcctgaagcgaagaatggaaatgacAATGGAGGTTCTaccaagaagcccaaccccttcaccaaaggacaggtgaaccacgtcagcgtggaggagattgaggatcaacccgacgcagttgtcggtaagttttttattaatgcatttaccgcacttgttctttttgatactagtgcatcgcattcatacatatcaaggggatttgtggataagtataacctgccaaccgtagcccttaagtcacctatgttagtaagttccccaggagcggagtatatggctagtaggggatgctatcagttgccactaaccataggtagacatgttttccccaccgacctaaTTGTTctagagtcacaaggattggatgtgatactaggaatggattggctatccaagtttgaaggaaacatcgactgCGCCACTagatcaattcttctcaccaccccagaaggaaagaggatcaagtatgtatcccggcatgcgccgaggagaactcaggtgaattccttatcaggagttgttcaggaggaagtactagtggtgaaggattatgccgaagtatttccggaagagttaccaggcatgccaccagatcgagacattgagtttttgattgagctattgctaggcaccggaccaatatcaaagagatcgtatcggatgcccgcaaaggatctggaggaaattaagacgcagataaaggagttactagagaaagtttacattcgaccaagttcatcatcggggagccccagtgcttatagttgagaagaaggatggatctttgaggatggttgttgattatcgtgtgctgaatgaggtgacgatcaagaacaaataccctctgccggtgatcaatgatttgtttgactagttgcaaggagctaaagttttctccaagattgatcttcgatcaggttatcagcAGTTGAAGATCCAAGAGCAgcatatacctaagacaacttttaccacaaggtacgggctatatgagtataccgttatgtcatttggtttgactaacgcacctgcctatttcatgaatatgatgaacaaagtgtttatggagtttttggataagttcattgtGGTGTTCATTTATGATATATTgatctactcgaagaatgaagaagagcataaggagcatttgcatttggttcttgagaagcttagagaacatcagttgtatgccaagttcagctaatgtgagttttggttaaaggaagttggatttctcgaacatgttatatccagagaaggaatagcagtagaccctaccaagttTGCTTCTGttactaaatggttggcacccacatcagttggagagatcagaagtttcctcggactcgcaggttattaccggaggtttattgagaatttctccaagattgcaaagcccatgacggagttattgaagaaggacaccaagtttaaatggaccgaggattgtgaggccagttttcaggcgttgaagaaacgtttggttacagccccggtGCTTATTCTCCCAGAGCAATGTAAGGATTAccaagtatattgcgatgcttcacgtcgaggacttggaggtgtacttatgcaggaaggaagagttgtttcatatgcctcacgtgagctttgacctcatgagttcaactatgctacgcatgatttggagttagcagccgtagtgcatgcgctgaagacatggagacactttctcattggaaatcattgtgatgtatacacggatcataagagtttgaaatacatcttcacgcagaaggagttgaacctcaggcaaaggagatggttggagctcataaaggattatgatatgaaattgcattatcatcccggaaaggccaatgttgtagccaatgcgttgagccgcaagagttatgttaacacgctcataaccgtaggattaccaaaggagttagcagatgatcttagagagctatgcttggagatagttccgagaggttatgttgcaacattggaaattcagtccactttgatgggtaagatcagagaagcccagaagactgacaaagagattgctgagataaaggaaaggatgagtaaaggaaaggctaaaggattttgtgaggatgagcacgacaccttatggtttgaggatcacatatatgtgcctaatgaccccgagatcaggaagttgattctgcaggaggcccatgattcgccgtactcgattcacccaggcaacactaagatgtatctggatttgaaggaaagtttctggtggacaggaatgaagaaggatattgccgagtatgtagcagtatgtgatgtatgtcagagagtcaaggcagagcatcagataccagcaggattgctacagccattgctgatacccgaatggaagtgggataaacttggcatggattttat is a window encoding:
- the LOC123045091 gene encoding casein kinase II subunit alpha-2 isoform X3, coding for MSKARVYADVNVVRPKEYWDYEALAVQWGEQDDYEVVRKVGRGKYSEVFEGINVNNNEKCVIKILKPVKKKKIKREIKILQNLCGGPNIVKLLDIVRDQHSKTPSLIFEYINNTDFKVLYPTLTDYDIRYYIYELLKALDYCHSQGIMHRDVKPHNVMIDHELRKLRLIDWGLAEFYHPGKEYNVRVASRYFKGPELLVDLQDYDYSLDMWSLGCMFAGMIFRKEPFFYGHDNHDQLVKIAKVLGTDGLNAYLNKYRIELDPQLEALVGRHSRKPWSKFINADNQHLVSPEAIDFLDKLLQYDHQDRLTAREAMAHPYFLQVRAAENSRTRVQ
- the LOC123045091 gene encoding casein kinase II subunit alpha-2 isoform X2, translating into MSKARVYADVNVVRPKEYWDYEALAVQWGEQDDYEVVRKVGRGKYSEVFEGINVNNNEKCVIKILKPVKKKKVTYLCLIWSRFNYDFSFFTFVMLIQIKREIKILQNLCGGPNIVKLLDIVRDQHSKTPSLIFEYINNTDFKVLYPTLTDYDIRYYIYELLKALDYCHSQGIMHRDVKPHNVMIDHELRKLRLIDWGLAEFYHPGKEYNVRVASRYFKGPELLVDLQDYDYSLDMWSLGCMFAGMIFRKEPFFYGHDNHDQLVKIAKVLGTDGLNAYLNKYRIELDPQLEALVGRHSRKPWSKFINADNQHLVSPEAIDFLDKLLQYDHQDRLTAREAMAHPYFLQVRAAENSRTRVQ
- the LOC123045091 gene encoding casein kinase II subunit alpha-2 isoform X1; its protein translation is MDTGGFDPRRILEALNGESCRGPAPEQWRDGGEGPMGGGGRRRALARSRRDLARGHDEQDDYEVVRKVGRGKYSEVFEGINVNNNEKCVIKILKPVKKKKIKREIKILQNLCGGPNIVKLLDIVRDQHSKTPSLIFEYINNTDFKVLYPTLTDYDIRYYIYELLKALDYCHSQGIMHRDVKPHNVMIDHELRKLRLIDWGLAEFYHPGKEYNVRVASRYFKGPELLVDLQDYDYSLDMWSLGCMFAGMIFRKEPFFYGHDNHDQLVKIAKVLGTDGLNAYLNKYRIELDPQLEALVGRHSRKPWSKFINADNQHLVSPEAIDFLDKLLQYDHQDRLTAREAMAHPYFLQVRAAENSRTRVQ
- the LOC123045091 gene encoding casein kinase II subunit alpha-2 isoform X4 produces the protein MIRKASEQDDYEVVRKVGRGKYSEVFEGINVNNNEKCVIKILKPVKKKKIKREIKILQNLCGGPNIVKLLDIVRDQHSKTPSLIFEYINNTDFKVLYPTLTDYDIRYYIYELLKALDYCHSQGIMHRDVKPHNVMIDHELRKLRLIDWGLAEFYHPGKEYNVRVASRYFKGPELLVDLQDYDYSLDMWSLGCMFAGMIFRKEPFFYGHDNHDQLVKIAKVLGTDGLNAYLNKYRIELDPQLEALVGRHSRKPWSKFINADNQHLVSPEAIDFLDKLLQYDHQDRLTAREAMAHPYFLQVRAAENSRTRVQ